GGAATCGGCCACCTTCCGGAAGTCTCGGtcgctcagtggcagagcagaGTTCAGTGCAATTGCACGGTTCTGAGTTCGGGTTCTGTTCAAGAATGTTTCTTTTTCGGTTTTCTCTGCAACTGCTTTAGTTGTTTCCTTGACTGCGGTGGTCATTCGAACATCACATTGCAACCTTTCCTTAGTGGTGGACGAATTTTCAAGTATTATTACCACAAGTTGTCTTTGTTAAAAGAAGTAATTCATCGACTTAGTTTAGGAATCGTTTGCATCGAAGAATTATGCACTTATGaagagatgtttttttttataagcacGTGGGTTCCTTATATTGTTATTGCGTTAAAAATCATTCAAATCTCAATTAGATGTGAAATTTTGGACTAGTTTTCTATCTATTGAAGGTATACCGCAGTTTTATATTCGGTGACCGTAAATTAAGTTTACCATTCAGGAAGAATTAGGTTCCAAATTATGCAATATGAAGAGGAGTTTGTAAAGTGaatacaaacaataacaacGTGAATAGCGTCTAATGCGGATCCGTGAAGGGAAAAATAGCTGAAAAGTAAATGGAGATTAAGCAATCAGGGAGGATCTTTGCTTCCAAAGGTACCATACTATGTATTCAGGAGGAAAGTTTGTAAATTGTTTGAGAAAGGGTAGTTTATTTAGCCAATGAATGggagaaaaataaaatgggGACGCGAGAGGCGTTCGATGAACGGTGGGGAATAAGAAGGAGAATGATCATTTTTACGGTACCCGAGGATGTCAAAGAATGTTTGTAAAGGGTAGTTTAAAGCCAATGAAGGGAACATTATGGGGACGCGAGTGGCGTTCGATGAAAGATTTAGGAAAGGGGCAGGAATGAAAGACTAGGTAACATTTCAGAAGGCATTTAATGCTAGTTAAGAGTCATGATGGAGTAGGACAATACACAATGATAAGTGTGATCGTGTGCATGATTGATGTATTGATTGTGATAGAAATCTGTAAGGTTAACAGTAAGATTATATGGAATGGAATAGTGATTTGAACCCGACCGACTTAGACGGGAGAACTCGGTCGTATGGGGCAAGGAAAAGATGTGTCACTTGGTCAAAATCAAACGTATTCGGTATTACTTTCGAGTCAGTTGTGTAAACCAGATATAACACATCTTCCAAGATCAAGAATGTAATTTTAACGACTTGTAATTATTTGGTTTAATTCCGTAGTtcattgtaaaataaaagaatatttcTGAGAACTCCTAGTACTACTAAATAAGGAGTGAGTTGCTCGATTACAAACACTTGGAAAAGGGTCGAATAGCCTGGACCAGGGTTCTTCTGTTGTCTGCAACATGCTATCCTCTCTGAAATAACGATAATCGTTAATTCTGAATTTGCTTTGAATTAACTATTATCGTTAATTTATTTAGGGCACTGTGTCCCAGGACTTGTGCTGTAGATAAAAACGAAATAATCTATGGACTGGATCTGAACCCAAAACCTTCTGATAGGAACGGCCTTTGTCCACTTCACCGCAGAGGGTGTCGTGACCCACGTAAAACCCTATTTGTTTAGCAAGGGTAAATGTATCTTACAATACCGGGTCACATAGTGTTGAAAAATTTCTGATTTTGTAGTTAGCGGTGTGGTGGTCAAGTGGTTAGGTGAAGAAATTAATGAGCGAGTAACACCATGTTCAAGTGTCTAGACATTCGGGtatctttttcaaaaaaatatcaatttcCCATCATCCCTATCAAGCTCGCAGTGCTCTAACTGAATAATTAAGATGATTTGTGAAAAGTTTGTGATACTACTTTTGGGATGGAAAAAACAAGGAGTCATTCAGTCATGaatgcaaatatatttttttagaagTATCAGTAACTCCAAATACGTAATAAAAACGGTAGTTTAAGACAAATTATCCGTTATGTATTAACTAAATTGAGTTATCGAGTTTGTATTTTATCTTGACATGATCGGCAATTCTTCTGGTGGCCGGCGGGAAAGCTCTCTCATGAAAAAGGTGTAAAAGAGCGGATCAAGGACCTCGCATTCTTTCTCGCTTTCCCCTTTCTCCGTCTTCTAGAGGTATTGAATTTGACGAAATCGTTTACATTTTTGAACGGGCCATGGTCtgtttgtatgtatgtataattTGTAGAGTGCAATGTTGGTCACGTAATGCATTTCTTTACAGTCCGAGATTGCGTGACCATTGCAGTAGGGCACTTTGGGTAAAATCTTTGTTCTTTTTGACGGTTGGAAAACGTGGTGGCCGTTTGACAATGAGTCTTCTTCCTAATATAGCTCGGTTTTCTCGGGCTGGCTTTGGACATCCTTTATTACTTCGACAAGGAATTTTCGTCCGTATGGTAGTAGGCCATGGGTTCGCCACAGGAAAAGCTAAACCTGCAGAAGTTGTTGTGAGTAAGCGACCTCCAAATGCATATGTGATGTTCTTAAAAGAAGAACGACCGAACATCGTAAGACTTTACCCAGTGTTAGCACCGAAAGAGATCATGAGGATTTTATCATCCCGGTGGAAAGCAATGACCGAGGAAGAAAAGAAGCCATACAAAGATGCCTCCAATGAAAAAATGAGGATTTACAATGCGCCTCTCGCTAAACTCCCCAAGAAACCCCCAGGTATATTTGGTTTGTTCGTGAAAGAAAACTATTCCACAGCTGAGACACTAAATCCCGGAGCTAAAGTTTCCGATGTTATGATCGAGTTATCTAGAGAATGGAATGGTCTTTCAGACACAGAGAAGGAAGAATGGTTTCAGAAACGTGAAAAGATGATGGAGGATTACAACGAAGAAGTAAAGAACTTTGGAAAAGGGCTGAGCGCGGAGGAACGGGCTTTCCTCGAGGAGAAGCAAAGTGTACTATTGCAAAAATTGAAGAAAGAACAACGACAACTTTTGGGATACCCTAGGAGACCTCCGTCGGCTTTTATATTATTCTCTCAGAGGAACATGTTGGGATTTGAGGAACTGACCATGACAGAGCGCACCAAAATGTTGGGCAAGAAATGGCAAGAACTGCCTGAGTCAGAGAAAGAGGAATACCTCGAAGAAAGCCGTAAAGCACGCAAAAAATACGACGAGGATatagctgagtggatgaaaaaTAATCCTGAAGTTTTATAAATGCTTAACTTCCTGGTGCATTTTGAAAGTTGATGATGTTGTGGAACTTTGGAATGTGTACCTGCCCTTGCATATAACTAGTGCCTCCCAGGAAAGCACCTTAGAGGCCCTCACACTTTGTGGTTATGCAGTGTCCAGCCTGTcatatatttaaaatctagCAGAACATCATGTAACTAGGGTGTAGAGGGAAGATCTTCAAAACAAGGCTGTATAAAGTAAAGCACTTGAAGTCTACTTTGTGATTTTCTGGGTAACTAAAAATTAGAACTATGAACTTTTAATACTTCAAAGCCAAATTATTAGTATTACAGAGTATTAGAACAATTTTGACATTTATAATTCATCTATTTCTCTTTTTAAGGATCACCCTGAGGCTCTCGGTAGAAAACTAATACCAATCCTTCTATTCCAGAACATTATTTAAGAATATCAAAATAGTGGTCTCTTTGCAGAACCATACACATGGTTCGTacaggtcatggaaaacctggaatgtcatggaatttaagtatttgagtttccaggcctggaaagtcatggaaaattGTAGTAGGTGtggtacataaaattaatttttgggGTTGTGATGTACTTCCATTTCCTGAATCATTTATGCTATTTGATCAGTGTGCAATAATTGCACACTGATCACATAGCATAAATGAACcaagaataaataaatgaaaccaagaaaaagagaaattattgAGCACTTTACAGTATATActttacaattattgtaaagTATATACTGGAAAGTGCTcaataatttctctttttcttggtTTGCAAATACTTGTATGGTTTGACAGTTGATTTTAGAGCATGAGCTGACATATGCATCTCagagaaaaaaatgataatgaaGGTCTGGTATGTTTCAGTTAACTGTTATTGATAAAAAGGTGTAATAACATGTAGTATTAAAAGGATATTTTGGGCAATCAGAGTTATTTTGAAGTGTGTTTCTTTCAATATATAGTTGTAAACAAAGTGCTTATCCAGAAGTGGACAAGGAAGGTTTCTATAAAGGGGTTATTGTTCACAAGAGCCTTGGTTTCCTGGGGAAAGTTTCAGTGGTCCTAACAAAAcaagataataatattaatgcaGAGTCAATACTATAAATTGAAGGgctggatgcaaaaacctattaagtgacgattttcggccgatctttatttttcctcaaaactagcccaaactttgcaaattgattgGAAATGAACTTATCAGCATTGCTCTGGTAttattttatctgatttgagctctattttcgcgaaataagctatgcaaaacaCCGTCGACTTCGtgtctgaaaacaatggaatcagcGAAGCGACACATGACGTTTTGTTATTGTCTTAAACATTAACCTCACATTTTCTGTACGCGTCGGTGGCTCAACAGAGATGTGTGCGTAGCTATTTAACAAGTGGGGTGGGGGTTTGAAGATCGTGTTTGAGAATCCCccaagtcgttttttttttttaccaaattcaCCAACAGTCCTGTAGATTCTTTAATTATTCCACTAAGAGTCATATTTTAATAGAcagctttttaaaataataatttgaatgTTGCAATCACCAACAACAATTAAGAACTATTTATGTTGATGTGCAACCAACGAGGGGCTGCTTGgcaaataaaatcaaaagtACAGAGGATGAAATTATGTCAACAATATCTGTGTTATCATATACTGATAATGTTTAGGTCTTTGCTTCTCTAAAGTGTATCGTCAAAGAACAAAACCACTTTGGCGTATTCATTCAACCACAGTAGTTTTGGTCAAAAGTGCTGAAGAGCCCTTCTTTCCACTACACAAGCAGCAAAACATGTCTTTGCTTTGCCCTGTTCGCTACTCCCTGCATACTGGTTGACAAGGAGAAAACAACCTACAGGTAGCTTAGATTTCAGCAGCCTCCTTCTAAATCACTGACTGATTTACTAAGTGTGGGACACAGTTAAAATTTGGGCTGGATACAACTAAtctgagaaattttttcacaGTCTTGGATTTTTACTATTAGCAATTTAGCCAAGTATGGTTACAACTTTCCTTGCAACTCATGAGGTTTTAAGGTACTCTGTTTCATTTATTGagtgcaaaataaaattgctgcTGTTACAAGGACATAAACTGAAAATATAGGCTGTGCATTCTTTACGACAACAATAAGAAAGATTTCAGTTAAGTTTACTAATATGAACAAGTCGCGGCGAAGGCGTGTGCCGCGGCAGATTAGGGAGACTATTGAACGCGACGTTTTTGTGCCACGGATGGGAACCGGAAGTGAACTGTTCTCATAGGTAACTTTTCACTAGGAGAGACCACAAGTTTCAAAATatgggagacaccactgtcctggcatgcaaaatgttcacttccggtttccgtgCGTGGCTCAAAAACGGCGCTTGCAAAGGCTCTCCAAATGACTCGCCTTTTGAACGACGTCGGAACAAAGACCTTGTTTAATCAGTCGCGTGAGTTTGACAAGTTCTTACACCGAACATGAGCTTTTAAAATTATCGTGTACCGGCGAATCCGGCAACTAGCAAAACAGCTCGGGCCGTCTCCGAATCTCGTGGAAGGCAAACGCACACGCACGAGACTTCGAGGACACGCGAAACGAGGGGAGACCTCCGAATCTCGCGCGTGTATTTTGCCCGCTCTACCCGTCGACCACTCGCATTCTACGAAGATGGCGGCCCGCGCGACGAGATACCATTTTGCAGTTGAGAAAGTAAATTTTTTAAGGTTGAGAAACGCATTAAAATGTCTTGGGATTCTCTGTAGATCAAGACATTCAGAATGTTTAGTTGAGCTTGAAGTTGGAGGACAGTGAGTATGCTGAAACGAGTTCactttgtacaaaaaaaaaagtttctttcGACATGTGCTCCATATAGTCAACTGTTTTTGGGAACCATATGccttatttttttatgttttccaAAGACCTATGAGGTTCTCAACCGGAAAAATGGCGAGATTAGCTGATGGTGCAGTTGTTGCTAAGGTGAGGATTAGAATACCTTGTCATTTCTGTATTGTATCGATATTTCGCGACGTTTTCGCCGATTGTTTTCCTTAACCCGAAAGGGCCAAGCGCTAAAAGGGTTTTAACTTCACTTTATCTCCTTAGTGTGGACATAACGCGACCTTAGTAACTGCTGTCAGCGAAGAGGAATCAAAATCAAGTAGTGGACAGGGTCTGCTATTGCAGGTAGTTCTGGAACAGTACTTGTTcagataattaattaataataattgtaatcataatgacaataataagaGAAGCTAGTGGTAAGAGGCAAATTTCTGACAATATAGACAGTGATAGACAGGGGTGTAGCGTTCATATATGGATGTATGCCCATGCGTACAGCTGAAATCTGGATAAAAAAGTTTTTATAACCGAGTTCACCCATCTAAAGGGAAGACGTCTTGCCCTTTGCTTGTAAACATAGTTTTTGCCATTGCTTTAACCTTTTTGTTGCTGTGTGTTAAGGAAAACTCCAGAGGTTGGtaaaataaacaactaactGCTGCATTTTCTGTCGTATTTATTTATAAAAGTGTTCCATGGAAATAGTATCTGAAATCCTAAATTTCAAAGACCCCCTAGCCTTCGGCGCTCTTAATTTCTCCACTGTGCATACACCCTCAAAATCTCACACTACGCCCCTGTTAGACCAGCACTAGCTGCCTGCTAATGAAGTCCCTGACAAAAGTATATAAGAAGGAAGTTCCAAATTATCTTGGCCAGACCACAACCAAACAGACTGTTTCGTCAGACTTTTAAACAGTATGGCTACCTTTTTTTGGTAATAGTGACTATCCACCTTTTTGCAACAATTTCCCAGGTTGATTATAAAGAAAAGGCCGCTGCTGGGGGCCAGTTTCCAAGGAGTTTTGCAAGGAGAGATATTGGAGCATCAGACCGCGACATTTTGATAAGCAGACGCATTGGTTGGTGAACAGTAGAAATAACAAAAATGATGGAGCTCTTTGTCatgaataatcattattattacaacacTTTACATCACGATTATCTAGTACAAGATCCA
This genomic window from Acropora muricata isolate sample 2 chromosome 2, ASM3666990v1, whole genome shotgun sequence contains:
- the LOC136908997 gene encoding HMG box-containing protein 5-like, with the translated sequence MSLLPNIARFSRAGFGHPLLLRQGIFVRMVVGHGFATGKAKPAEVVVSKRPPNAYVMFLKEERPNIVRLYPVLAPKEIMRILSSRWKAMTEEEKKPYKDASNEKMRIYNAPLAKLPKKPPGIFGLFVKENYSTAETLNPGAKVSDVMIELSREWNGLSDTEKEEWFQKREKMMEDYNEEVKNFGKGLSAEERAFLEEKQSVLLQKLKKEQRQLLGYPRRPPSAFILFSQRNMLGFEELTMTERTKMLGKKWQELPESEKEEYLEESRKARKKYDEDIAEWMKNNPEVL